From Demequina capsici:
GTCCTTGATGGTCGCGTGATCCAGGAACTCGGCGAACGAGCCGGGTGCTCCCGACCCGAGCGCACGCATGCGCTCCGCGATCTCGTCCGCGGCCGCGCGCAACTCCTCGTACTGCTCCTCGAACATGAGGTGCAGGGTCCGGAAGTGCGGGCCGGTGACGTTCCAGTGGTAGCCCTGCGTCTTGACGAACAGCGTGAAGGTATCCGAAAGCACCTGCGTCAGGCCCTGGTTGATGGCGCGCAGATCCTCGGCCCTGAGGCCGATGCTCGGGCTGTTCTCGGTGGTCTTGACAGGCGTGGTCGACGCCATGCTCCTACCTCCTTCGTGCGTGTGCGGGGCGGTTCCCCGCCTCTTGTGGCAACCGGGTGGGACGCGCGAACATTCCTTCGGCTGCGCCCGTTCGGGGCGGGAGCGGCCCGCTGCGACACGCCTGCCGCGACCGAGGTCCCCACCTCGGAGCACGGACACGTGATGTCATGAGCAGGTCCGGAATGTTCCACGCCCCGAAAGGGTTTCGTCTCGCATGACCATTGAGTCCGCCTGTCCCCTCCCCCTGGGGTCCGACGCGCCCGACGACGACACGCTCGTCGACGTCCTCGCACGCGCACGCACCGTCGCCGTGGTGGGAGCGTCGCCGAACCCTGAGCGCACGAGCCACCGCATCGCGCTTTGGCTCATGGACCACACGGACTATGAGATCTACCTGGTGAATCCCGCCGCGGGCGACACGGAGATCCGCGGCCATGCGTTCTACTCGTCGCTGGACGAGGTGCCGGTCGACGTCGACATCGTCGACGTCTTCCGCCGTTCGGAGCACGTGCCGCCTGTGGTGGACGAGGCGATCGCGGTGGGCGCGCCTGTGGTCTGGATGCAGCTGGGGGTGCGCCATCCCGAAGCGGCCCACAAGGCCGCTGCGGCCGGCGCGACGGTCGTGCAGAACCGGTGCCTGAAGGTCGAGTACGCCCGCCTGGCCGACAGGATCGCAGCGGCGACCGCCTGACTCGTCGCGTCGCTCCCGCGACGTGGCCGTCCCCTTTGCGAGGATGGCGGCATGACCGCTCCTGCCGGATATCGCCTGGTCTCGTTCGATGAGACTCGCGCCGATGAGATGCTCTCCGCCTTCACGTGGGGATTCGCCCAGCGCCTCGACGACTCGGGCCGGGAGGAGATCCGCGCCATGTTCCCTTGGGAGCGGGCTCGCGGTGTGGAGGTCGCCGACTCGTCACGCGGGCGCGTGGGGATGCTGGCGGGCGTGCGGTCAACGCACGCGATGGAGCTGCGCGTCCCCGGTGGCGGCACCCTGCCGGCGGCGGGCCTCACGTGGGTCAGCGTGCATCCCTCGCATCGCCGCCGGGGAGTGCTGTCCACGATGATGCGGGACCACTTCGCGCGTGCCCGTGCACGCGGCCAGGCCGTGAGCGTGCTCTACGCCGCAGAGACCGCGATCTATGGGCGCTTCGGTTACGGCGCGGCCACGCCGCATCGCAAGATCGATCTGGGCAGGGCACCGCGACTGCGTGAGGTCCCCGGTTCGGAGGCGCTGGCGGTGAGGCTCGAGTCGGCCGACGTCGCCGTGCACGGCGACGCGGTGCGCGCAGTGCAGCGCAGGCTGACGCGCCCTGGCTCTCCGGTCGAACTGGGCGACACGATGGTGCATGAGGTCTTCTCGGATCCCCTGGGCAGCTACCGCGACGCGGAGCAGACCCGCATCGCGATCGTCGAGGACTCCGACGGACCGGCGGCGTTCGCCGTGTTCCGCCGCACCATGCAGTGGGGCGAGACAGGCGCCGCCGGTCGAGTCGACGTGCACGCGTGGGGCGCGGTGGACGCACGCGCGACCCGACGCCTGTTCGAGGCCGTCGCAGACATGGACCTGATGGCGTCCTGCCACGTGGTGGTCGGCGGTGACGAGACCCTGCTCGGGCTGCTGGACGACGTGCGCGGGGTGGGCCTGAAGGAGCGCGACGGCATGTGGCTTCGGGTGCTCGACGTGGAGGCCGCGCTCACGGGCCGGACCTACGCGACCGACATCGATCTGGTGATAGGGATCACCGATGCACTTCTTCCCACGAACGACGGCGCGTGGAGACTGACTGCATCTGCTGACAATCCGGCTCGGATAGAGCGCACCGATGCATCCTGTGACATCCGGATGGACGTCTCGACACTCTCCACGGCACTGCTCGGCGGCACCTCGCTCACCGCTCTGCACGCGGTTGCCCGTGTCGAGGAGTGCACGCCAGGTGCGGTGAGGCGCGCGTCCCGTGCCTTCCGTTCCGACCAGCACCCCAGCTGCAACCTGATGTTCTGAGACGCGGCTCACAGGGCCTATTCCCCACTGTGGCCTACTCCCCTGCATTTCCCCTGCGACCGGATCCGTGCTTGCCTGGACGGATGAAGAAGTCAGCCGGATACCAGCCCATCTCCGTCTTCGAGGACCGCCTCGACGAGTTCTTCCAGGTGGTTCAGTGGGCGTTCGTAGGCGAATGGCTCCTTGAGGACCGGCAGGACTATGTCGACGCGCTGCCCGTGGAGCGCGCCCGCGGCGTCGAGGTGGTCGATCCCGCTCGAGGCGACGTCGGGGAGATCGCGGCTGTCCACGCCAGCTTCGGC
This genomic window contains:
- a CDS encoding GNAT family N-acetyltransferase; the protein is MTAPAGYRLVSFDETRADEMLSAFTWGFAQRLDDSGREEIRAMFPWERARGVEVADSSRGRVGMLAGVRSTHAMELRVPGGGTLPAAGLTWVSVHPSHRRRGVLSTMMRDHFARARARGQAVSVLYAAETAIYGRFGYGAATPHRKIDLGRAPRLREVPGSEALAVRLESADVAVHGDAVRAVQRRLTRPGSPVELGDTMVHEVFSDPLGSYRDAEQTRIAIVEDSDGPAAFAVFRRTMQWGETGAAGRVDVHAWGAVDARATRRLFEAVADMDLMASCHVVVGGDETLLGLLDDVRGVGLKERDGMWLRVLDVEAALTGRTYATDIDLVIGITDALLPTNDGAWRLTASADNPARIERTDASCDIRMDVSTLSTALLGGTSLTALHAVARVEECTPGAVRRASRAFRSDQHPSCNLMF
- a CDS encoding Dps family protein: MASTTPVKTTENSPSIGLRAEDLRAINQGLTQVLSDTFTLFVKTQGYHWNVTGPHFRTLHLMFEEQYEELRAAADEIAERMRALGSGAPGSFAEFLDHATIKDNEPKTDAMDMVVALLADHETIARLVRPLVDVAEEAGDGATADLLNARLAAHEKAAWMLRTFAA
- a CDS encoding CoA-binding protein is translated as MTIESACPLPLGSDAPDDDTLVDVLARARTVAVVGASPNPERTSHRIALWLMDHTDYEIYLVNPAAGDTEIRGHAFYSSLDEVPVDVDIVDVFRRSEHVPPVVDEAIAVGAPVVWMQLGVRHPEAAHKAAAAGATVVQNRCLKVEYARLADRIAAATA